Genomic DNA from Entomoplasma freundtii:
TGAAAATCGATTCATAAGGGTAAGGAAAATTTGGGTGACAAGGAGTCTTGTCAAAAAGAGTGATGATGCGTAAACTTTTGGGTTTCAAAGTTAATAAATATTTATAAACTTCTGTTAAGGTTAGCCCAGTGTCAATAACATCTTCGACAATGATGACCTCACGGCCCTCAATAATCGGTTTGGTGATTTTTTTACTAAAAATTACTTCTTGAGTCGAACTTGTCCCGCTATAGCTTGAGGCAACGATTGTATCCATTTTAATTGGCATTGTTAATTCACGCATCAAATCTGCGAAAAAGAAAACTGATCCATTCATAATGCCCACAACTGATAACTCATCATATTCTTGATTAAGACGAGCTCCTAGGTTTTTGATCGCTTCTTTAAGTTCTTGCTCTGAAACCAAAAGTTTAAAATTTTCTGGCAATTTCATATTCTTTTTGTTAACCTCTCTTATGTCTTTTAGTAGAAAATCTTCAAAAACTTCTACTAATATTAATAATGTTTTCATTTTAACAATCATTACTTATTTTTAAAACCCGTAATTCCCGACAAAATAATTTTTGCGGATATAAAATTTTTTCACGATATTTTTTAAACCCACTTTTTCTGTTTTTCTTAGTTTAGAATGACAAGAGTAAGATAAAAAATTAAGCCCTAACAGGAGGCCCTACTTCTATGAACCCACGAGTCGGTATTGATATTCTGGAAATTTCCCGGTTAGATTTAAAACCAGTTTTTTTAGAAAGAATTCTTACTCTTCACGAACTTGAAGAATACCAAAAATTTGAAGATCTAGGTCGTAAAAAAGAGTTTTGTGCCGGTCGTTGGGCAGCTAAGGAAGCCATTTATAAGGTGCTTGATGAAAAAGAAAGGCTGCCTTTTTCTCAATTAGAAATTGGCTATCGAAATGATCGCCCTATAATCCTTACTTCCCCCTTTGAATCAATCGCAATTTCAATTTCTCACGAGAAACATTATTCAGTAGCAATAGCTTTGAGGTGACAATAAATGAAACAATATTTAAATTTAATGGAGAAAATTTTAACCGAAGGAGAATTACGTAACAACCGTACCGGGATTGATACTATTTCTGTTTTTGGTTTACAAGCTAAATATGATTTGCAACAAGGTTTTCCTTTAGTGACAACAAAAAAAGTGTTTTTCAAAGGTGTTGTTCACGAATTACTTTGGTTTTTAGCTGGCGACACTAATATTCAATATCTTGTCAAAAATAATGTTCGGATTTGAAATGAATGGGCCTTTGAACGTTACAAAAAAACTGACTTTTACCACGGGGAAAGTCAGTTGGAATATATTGAAAAAATTAAAAATGATGACCAGTTTGCTGCTCAATTTGGTGATTTAGGTCCTATTTACGGTCACCAATGGAGAAATTCTAATGGTGTAGACCAATTAAAAGAAGTAATTGCTGGGATTAAAAATAACCCTAATTCACGACGTTTAATTGTTGATTGTTGAAATCCTCAAGAAATTTCCGAAATGGCTCTCCCACCGTGTCATACTTTCTTTCAATTTTATGTTTCTAATAACGGACAAACTTTAAATTTACAACTCTACCAACGTAGCGCCGACATGTTTTTAGGAGTGCCCTTTAATATTGCTTCTTATTCGCTTCTTCTTCAATTGGTAGCTCAGGAATGTGGTTTAGAAGCCGGAACTTTTGTGCATACAATTGGTGATGGTCATATCTATGTAAATCATCTTGATCAAGTAAAGTTACAACTAACTCGTCCGCCTTATCCACTTTCAAAAATCACGATTAAACCTTTTGCAAGTATTTTTGATGTCAAGTTCGAAGATATCGAACTTGTTGATTATCAATCGCACCCCTTAATTAAAGGAATGGTGGCAGTTTAATGATTAAAATGATTTGAGCGCAAACCCAAGAAGGTGTAATTGGTGATAAAAATCGTTTACCATGACGAATTCCTGAAGAAATGGCCCACTTTCAAAATACCACCAAGAATAAAACAATTTTGATGGGCAGAAACACTTTTGAGTCATTAGGGAATAAACCCCTGAAAAACCGGTTTAACTATGTTTTAACATCAACTTTGCCACCATCAGTCCCTGAACCTTTGAAAAACCTTCAGTTTATTGATAACATAAGCGCAGTAGTTTCTCTTTTTGCACACTCACGCAACCAAGACTTATACGTCATTGGAGGAAACCAAGTTTTTGCCACTTTTTTGCCTTACGCTGACCAAGTGATTCGTACCACCATCTTCCACCCTTACCAAGGAAGTCTAAAGATTGTGCCGCTTGATTTAAGTGAGTTTCAATTAGCAAGAACCATCAAAAAACCAGAATTTAAAATTGAATATTTGGAAAGGATTAATCATCATCATGGCCAACGCTAACGCTAACCCTAAAAATGAAAACATCAATACTGATACAAAACCGAAAGATAAGGTTTACTTTGATAAAGGAAAAATTCTTTATCTTTGACCAGGCCTTTTAGATATCAAAAGAAAAGCACGGAAGATAAGCAAAAAAAACCAAAAGGACCCAAATACTTATTCTGAAGAATATCGTTACCTTTGGGCTAAGAAAGCGGTCGGACGTTTAATCAAAGCAATGAACATCGATATCAAGGTTGAGGGTATTGAAAACTGATTAGATCGAGGCGTTATTTTGGCCCCCAATCATGAATCAAATTTTGATCCAGCTCTCTTAATCGCCATTAATGACTTTGATTTACAACAACCATTAGCTTTCATCGCGAAAAAGGAACTTTGAACAGATAAAAAAATGAAACACTTCATGAATATTATCGATACTATTCCTTTGGATCGCCAATCACCAAGAAGTGCTTTAGAAGCTTTCCAAGAAGGTAAGGACCTTGTGGTTGACTATAAGCGAAGTCTTGTAATCTTCCCTGAAGGAACAAGAAGTGGCGCTGATAAGGTTAACAAATTCCAACCAGCTTCAATGAAAGTAGCACAAATGGCCAACGCTCCAATCGTACCTGTCACAATTATCGGGTCGCATATGATTTTTGATCCTAATCGTCCAAAAA
This window encodes:
- a CDS encoding phosphoribosyltransferase, with translation MKLPENFKLLVSEQELKEAIKNLGARLNQEYDELSVVGIMNGSVFFFADLMRELTMPIKMDTIVASSYSGTSSTQEVIFSKKITKPIIEGREVIIVEDVIDTGLTLTEVYKYLLTLKPKSLRIITLFDKTPCHPNFPYPYESIFKTDDKFLVGYGFEVDDLYRQLPKVYYIDQK
- a CDS encoding holo-ACP synthase; amino-acid sequence: MNPRVGIDILEISRLDLKPVFLERILTLHELEEYQKFEDLGRKKEFCAGRWAAKEAIYKVLDEKERLPFSQLEIGYRNDRPIILTSPFESIAISISHEKHYSVAIALRWQ
- a CDS encoding thymidylate synthase, which gives rise to MKQYLNLMEKILTEGELRNNRTGIDTISVFGLQAKYDLQQGFPLVTTKKVFFKGVVHELLWFLAGDTNIQYLVKNNVRIWNEWAFERYKKTDFYHGESQLEYIEKIKNDDQFAAQFGDLGPIYGHQWRNSNGVDQLKEVIAGIKNNPNSRRLIVDCWNPQEISEMALPPCHTFFQFYVSNNGQTLNLQLYQRSADMFLGVPFNIASYSLLLQLVAQECGLEAGTFVHTIGDGHIYVNHLDQVKLQLTRPPYPLSKITIKPFASIFDVKFEDIELVDYQSHPLIKGMVAV
- a CDS encoding dihydrofolate reductase, producing the protein MIKMIWAQTQEGVIGDKNRLPWRIPEEMAHFQNTTKNKTILMGRNTFESLGNKPLKNRFNYVLTSTLPPSVPEPLKNLQFIDNISAVVSLFAHSRNQDLYVIGGNQVFATFLPYADQVIRTTIFHPYQGSLKIVPLDLSEFQLARTIKKPEFKIEYLERINHHHGQR
- a CDS encoding lysophospholipid acyltransferase family protein — its product is MANANANPKNENINTDTKPKDKVYFDKGKILYLWPGLLDIKRKARKISKKNQKDPNTYSEEYRYLWAKKAVGRLIKAMNIDIKVEGIENWLDRGVILAPNHESNFDPALLIAINDFDLQQPLAFIAKKELWTDKKMKHFMNIIDTIPLDRQSPRSALEAFQEGKDLVVDYKRSLVIFPEGTRSGADKVNKFQPASMKVAQMANAPIVPVTIIGSHMIFDPNRPKIVKVKVIFGKPIMPQKHISLSTDKLTANVQHEVEANMAKWKDKEPTYSLKFLKKTPKEKKKIEAKKAAKANPKTKKKSVKDLFKVID